The proteins below come from a single uncultured Flavobacterium sp. genomic window:
- a CDS encoding TetR/AcrR family transcriptional regulator: MKTREVIIDKADQFIRNKGYNAFSFKDISNDIGIKTASIHYHFPTKSDLGVATIKEHIAKYEGLKQKVANESPLIKLESFLAVHTQIQYENKVCIVGSLATDLNTLDESIKDELKIFAQLVLSWLTEVLTEGKEQKIFDFETAPRTKALMIITNMIAIVQLSRLTDKNDFEIVKETILTELRPHK; this comes from the coding sequence ATGAAAACAAGAGAAGTAATTATAGATAAAGCAGATCAATTTATTAGAAACAAAGGCTATAATGCCTTCAGCTTTAAAGATATTTCTAATGACATAGGTATTAAAACGGCTTCAATTCATTATCACTTCCCTACAAAATCAGATCTTGGTGTAGCAACCATAAAAGAACATATTGCCAAATATGAAGGTTTAAAGCAAAAAGTCGCCAATGAATCTCCCTTAATAAAACTTGAATCTTTCTTAGCCGTTCATACTCAAATTCAGTATGAAAATAAAGTCTGTATTGTTGGATCACTGGCAACGGATTTAAATACGCTGGATGAATCTATAAAAGACGAATTAAAAATCTTTGCACAATTAGTACTTAGCTGGCTGACTGAAGTATTAACAGAAGGAAAAGAGCAAAAAATATTTGATTTTGAAACTGCACCCAGAACAAAAGCATTAATGATAATAACAAATATGATTGCCATTGTACAATTATCAAGACTTACTGATAAGAATGATTTTGAAATTGTAAAAGAAACTATATTAACAGAATTAAGACCTCACAAATAA
- a CDS encoding bifunctional helix-turn-helix transcriptional regulator/GNAT family N-acetyltransferase, which translates to MEFFDKVGKVALGSRLRLMTAMITDDAAKIYESYGMNFMPKWFPVFYTLIEEREITITEIATEIGHSQPSVSKIIQEMIAAGLVEESLKSNDKRRNIVGLTQQGKEFSKELKLQLKDVEAAVDSLITEASHNLWAALEEWEFLLNQKSLFKRVNEQKKVRESQDVKIVPFEPQYQDAFRQLNVEWISTYFEMEEADYKALDNPQEYILKKGGKIYVALYCNEPVGVCALIKTKDSDYDFEMAKMAVSPKAQGKNIGFLLGQAIVNGAREEGAKKIYLESNTILKPAINLYYKLGFQKVYGLATPYKRCNIQMELVL; encoded by the coding sequence CCGATTACGTTTAATGACAGCAATGATAACCGACGATGCTGCTAAAATATATGAATCATACGGTATGAATTTTATGCCAAAATGGTTTCCGGTTTTTTATACATTAATAGAAGAAAGAGAAATAACCATTACAGAAATTGCCACCGAAATAGGACATTCACAACCATCAGTAAGCAAAATCATTCAGGAAATGATTGCTGCAGGTTTGGTCGAAGAAAGCTTAAAAAGTAACGATAAACGTCGAAATATTGTTGGTTTGACGCAACAAGGCAAGGAATTTTCAAAAGAATTAAAACTTCAACTCAAAGATGTAGAAGCTGCTGTAGATAGTTTAATTACTGAGGCAAGTCATAATCTTTGGGCTGCACTCGAGGAATGGGAATTTTTACTGAATCAGAAAAGCTTGTTTAAAAGAGTAAACGAACAAAAAAAGGTACGCGAAAGTCAGGATGTAAAAATTGTACCATTTGAACCTCAATATCAGGACGCTTTCAGACAGCTTAATGTCGAATGGATTTCGACTTATTTCGAAATGGAAGAAGCTGATTATAAAGCTTTAGACAATCCTCAGGAATATATCTTAAAGAAAGGCGGTAAAATTTATGTGGCTTTATATTGCAACGAACCTGTTGGTGTTTGTGCTTTGATAAAAACAAAAGATTCAGATTATGATTTTGAAATGGCAAAAATGGCTGTTTCACCAAAAGCACAAGGCAAAAATATAGGTTTCTTACTAGGTCAGGCAATTGTAAATGGAGCAAGAGAAGAAGGAGCAAAAAAAATATATCTAGAAAGTAACACAATCTTAAAACCGGCAATTAATTTATATTATAAATTAGGTTTTCAGAAAGTTTATGGTCTGGCAACTCCCTACAAACGTTGCAACATTCAAATGGAGTTAGTTCTTTAA
- the fabF gene encoding beta-ketoacyl-ACP synthase II, with translation MKRVVITGLGAVTPIGNNVSEYWHSLINGVSGAAQITRFDTSLFKTKFACEVKNFDPKPIFEKNEIRKYDLFTQYALYATDEAIKNANIDFDSLNKDRIGVIWGSGDGGVSTFEEQIGEYKLGNGVPRFSPFFIPKRIINIASGAISIKYGLRGVNYTTVSACSASNTAIIDAFNYIRWGKADMIISGGSEASITESSIGGFNASKALSTLNDNCSKASRPFDTTRDGFVLGEGAGALIIESYEHAIKRNAVIIAEIVGGGLAGDAYHLTGTHPDGEGAILGMQLALEEAEITPDKIDYINAHATSTPTGDISELKAMEKVFGINPNANISATKSMTGHLLGGAGAIEAIACIKAIQENIIPPTINTQTVEQDFTNKFNLTLEKAQPRIVNYAMSNTFGFGGHIACSIFKKFTE, from the coding sequence ATGAAAAGAGTAGTAATAACAGGATTAGGAGCTGTAACCCCTATTGGAAATAATGTGTCGGAATACTGGCATTCTTTAATTAACGGAGTTAGCGGTGCGGCACAAATAACAAGATTTGATACTTCACTATTCAAAACCAAATTTGCGTGCGAGGTTAAAAACTTTGATCCTAAGCCTATTTTCGAGAAAAATGAAATTAGAAAATACGATCTATTTACCCAATATGCATTGTATGCAACTGACGAAGCCATAAAAAATGCAAACATTGATTTTGATTCTTTAAATAAAGACAGAATTGGAGTAATATGGGGTTCTGGCGATGGTGGTGTTTCTACTTTTGAAGAACAAATAGGCGAATACAAATTAGGGAATGGAGTGCCAAGATTCAGTCCTTTTTTCATTCCAAAAAGGATTATTAATATTGCTTCGGGAGCTATTTCTATTAAATACGGACTTCGCGGCGTTAATTATACTACTGTTTCTGCTTGTTCTGCCAGCAATACCGCAATTATAGATGCCTTTAATTATATTCGTTGGGGAAAAGCTGATATGATTATTAGTGGTGGTTCTGAAGCTTCAATTACAGAATCTTCTATTGGTGGTTTTAATGCCTCAAAAGCATTGTCTACCTTAAATGATAATTGCAGTAAAGCGTCACGACCTTTTGACACTACAAGAGATGGATTTGTTTTGGGCGAAGGCGCCGGTGCTTTGATAATAGAAAGCTATGAGCATGCGATAAAAAGAAATGCTGTAATTATAGCTGAAATTGTTGGAGGCGGACTAGCCGGAGATGCTTATCACTTAACAGGAACACATCCTGATGGTGAAGGCGCTATCCTGGGAATGCAGCTTGCTCTTGAAGAAGCCGAAATTACACCGGACAAAATCGATTATATCAATGCGCATGCTACTTCTACTCCAACAGGTGATATAAGTGAACTTAAAGCCATGGAAAAAGTATTTGGCATCAACCCAAATGCAAATATTAGTGCGACAAAATCAATGACCGGACATTTACTTGGAGGCGCCGGAGCAATCGAAGCAATTGCTTGTATAAAAGCGATTCAGGAAAACATTATACCTCCAACTATAAATACGCAAACTGTTGAACAAGACTTTACCAACAAATTTAATTTAACACTTGAAAAGGCGCAACCCAGAATCGTTAATTATGCGATGAGCAATACATTTGGTTTTGGCGGACATATTGCCTGTTCAATCTTCAAGAAATTTACAGAGTAG